One window from the genome of Labeo rohita strain BAU-BD-2019 chromosome 10, IGBB_LRoh.1.0, whole genome shotgun sequence encodes:
- the tiprl gene encoding TIP41-like protein isoform X1, which produces METDSRMSSVISHGFQSSKQDFSFGPWTVTAAKTHIMKSKDIERLAETMNMPALPEMLFGDNVLRIQHADGFGIEFNAIDALKRVNNLQDSVKVACAQEWQESRAESEASKEVVKRYDWTYTTDYRGTLLGEHTQMKVTPTAERIDMEKLRAREQIKFFEDVLLFEDELHDHGVSMINVKIRVMPTSFFLLLRFFLRVDGVMIRINDTRLYHEAGKNHMLREFSTRESQMSDLQHVPPAVYTDPNEIAQHLPLKLIECEKLEFPERATHAESTE; this is translated from the exons ATGGAAACGGATTCGAG GATGTCTTCAGTGATTTCTCACGGGTTTCAGAGCAGTAAACAGGACTTTAGTTTCGGGCCCTGGACTGTGACCGCGGCCAAGACTCACATCATGAAATCTAAAGACATCGAGAG GTTAGCAGAGACCATGAACATGCCGGCTCTGCCAGAGATGCTGTTCGGCGACAACGTGCTGCGCATTCAGCACGCCGACGGATTCGGTATCGAATTCAACGCCATCGACGCTCTTAAACGTGTCAACAACTTGCAAGACTCCGTGAAAGTGGCTTGTGCACAGGAGTGGCAGGAAAGCAG GGCCGAGTCGGAGGCTTCCAAAGAGGTGGTGAAACGCTACGACTGGACCTACACCACAGATTACAGGGGCACTTTGCTCGGGGAGCACACGCAGATGAAG GTGACGCCCACCGCCGAGCGCATCGACATGGAGAAGCTGAGAGCGCGAGAACAGATCAAGTTCTTCGAGGACGTGCTGCTGTTCGAGGACGAGCTGCACGATCACGGCGTGTCTATGATCAATGTGAAAATC AGAGTGATGCCCACCAGTTTCTTCCTCCTGCTGCGGTTCTTCTTGCGAGTGGACGGCGTGATGATCAGGATAAACGACACACGTCTGTATCACGAG GCGGGAAAAAACCACATGCTTCGAGAATTCAGCACTCGTGAAAGTCAAATGTCAGACCTCCAG CACGTTCCTCCAGCCGTTTACACAGACCCCAATGAAATCGCCCAGCACCTGCCGCTCAAACTCATCGAGTGCGAGAAACTGGAGTTTCCAGAGAGAGCGACGCACGCAGAATCAACAGAGTGA
- the tiprl gene encoding TIP41-like protein isoform X2 has product MSSVISHGFQSSKQDFSFGPWTVTAAKTHIMKSKDIERLAETMNMPALPEMLFGDNVLRIQHADGFGIEFNAIDALKRVNNLQDSVKVACAQEWQESRAESEASKEVVKRYDWTYTTDYRGTLLGEHTQMKVTPTAERIDMEKLRAREQIKFFEDVLLFEDELHDHGVSMINVKIRVMPTSFFLLLRFFLRVDGVMIRINDTRLYHEAGKNHMLREFSTRESQMSDLQHVPPAVYTDPNEIAQHLPLKLIECEKLEFPERATHAESTE; this is encoded by the exons ATGTCTTCAGTGATTTCTCACGGGTTTCAGAGCAGTAAACAGGACTTTAGTTTCGGGCCCTGGACTGTGACCGCGGCCAAGACTCACATCATGAAATCTAAAGACATCGAGAG GTTAGCAGAGACCATGAACATGCCGGCTCTGCCAGAGATGCTGTTCGGCGACAACGTGCTGCGCATTCAGCACGCCGACGGATTCGGTATCGAATTCAACGCCATCGACGCTCTTAAACGTGTCAACAACTTGCAAGACTCCGTGAAAGTGGCTTGTGCACAGGAGTGGCAGGAAAGCAG GGCCGAGTCGGAGGCTTCCAAAGAGGTGGTGAAACGCTACGACTGGACCTACACCACAGATTACAGGGGCACTTTGCTCGGGGAGCACACGCAGATGAAG GTGACGCCCACCGCCGAGCGCATCGACATGGAGAAGCTGAGAGCGCGAGAACAGATCAAGTTCTTCGAGGACGTGCTGCTGTTCGAGGACGAGCTGCACGATCACGGCGTGTCTATGATCAATGTGAAAATC AGAGTGATGCCCACCAGTTTCTTCCTCCTGCTGCGGTTCTTCTTGCGAGTGGACGGCGTGATGATCAGGATAAACGACACACGTCTGTATCACGAG GCGGGAAAAAACCACATGCTTCGAGAATTCAGCACTCGTGAAAGTCAAATGTCAGACCTCCAG CACGTTCCTCCAGCCGTTTACACAGACCCCAATGAAATCGCCCAGCACCTGCCGCTCAAACTCATCGAGTGCGAGAAACTGGAGTTTCCAGAGAGAGCGACGCACGCAGAATCAACAGAGTGA